The following proteins come from a genomic window of Paramisgurnus dabryanus chromosome 19, PD_genome_1.1, whole genome shotgun sequence:
- the LOC135776708 gene encoding uncharacterized protein yields MYAVVVLQDSNEVMVVASNWLTPDKTRCYWPPFKSPEKCKEALMNRSVPLTAGKPWEMLNIQFQGEHGTWEQAQKARDAIIQAYRITGIKRPKLENPQNSPLVPSTSRMPADDNEEILQMLKEIKSKVNENSTMLKQLLKKETPVSYPAPTSTSTQPKTKCNLNLPLKTLEDVERAEQELRNGAMHKKYVSPQCIKKILAI; encoded by the exons ATGTATGCAGTTGTTGTCTTGCAAGATTCAAATGAAGTGATGGTGGTAGCATCAAACTGGTTGACCCCAGACAAGACCCGATGTTATTGGCCACCATTCAAATCACCGGAGAAATGTAAAGAAGCTCTTATGAACAGAAGTGTGCCTTTAACAGCAGGAAAACCATGGGAGATGTTAAACATTCAATTTCAAGGAGAACATG GCACTTGGGAACAGGCTCAGAAGGCGAGAGATGCAATTATACAAGCATACCG CATCACTGGAATAAAAAGACCAAAACTTGAAAATCCTCAAAATTCACCATTAGTACCATCCACATCCAGAATGCCAGCTGATG ACAATGAAGAGATTCTTCAAATGCTGAAAGAAATCAAGAGCAAAGTTAATGAAAACTCTACCATGTTAAAGCAACTGTTAAAAAAAGAGACTCCTGTTTCTTATCCAGCACCCACTAGCACAAGCACACAACCTAAAACTAAATGCAACCTAAATCTACCTCTTAAAACCCTTGAAGATGTGGAGAGGGCTGAACAAGAGCTCCGCAATGGAGCAATGCACAAAAAATATGTGAGTCCACAATGTATAAAGAAAATTCTTGCAATATAG